The genome window GATGAAGCCTGTGAGTATGCTGATCGCTTGGGCATAGTGCATTCGCTAACTGAAGCCCTAAAGCCAATTTATAAAAACACTTTCAACATAGACATGGAAAAGCATAACGGTGAAGGTCAATATAAACTGCCTTTACCGGCAACATTCGTTGTGTCAAAGAACGGCGACATCGTGTATAGCTTTGTCGAATCGGATTATAGAAATCGACTTGATCCAAAGGAAGTCGTCGATATCCTTAAAACGCTGTAGCACCTGCTGTTAGTACCTTTAGTCATAACCGCTAGATGGTTTTAATTGCCATTTCAATAGCTGCAGCAGCATGAATATCGGTGGTATCGAACAAAGCGACCGGAGTGTCCGATTGCTTTATGAGTCCACCGATTTCAGTACAACCTAGAATGATAGCCTTAGCGCCTTCATTCTCTAAATTATCAATGACTGATAAGAAAAATTTCTTCGATTCCTCGGTTTGCTTGCCGAGGCAAAGCTCATCAAAAATTATTGAATTGACTCGATCTCGTTCCGTATTTGTTGGAATAAGGACATTCAGGCCATATTCTTGCTGCAGTTTTTGCGAGTAAAATTCTTGTTCCATGGTAAAAGAAGTGCCGAGTAATCCGACCGTCTTGACCTCGCTTTGTATCAACTTATGAGCGGTGGCATCGGCGATGTGTAAGAGCGGGATGGAAATATTGGCTTGGATTTGAGGGGCAACTTTATGAATGGTATTCGATGCGATTATTAAGAAGTCTGCACCGGCTGATTGAACTTCTTCTGCAGCCTCTACGAGGATAACACTAATTTCGTCCCAGTTCTGTTCCTTTTGCATTTGCGCTATAGGTGCA of Ketobacter sp. MCCC 1A13808 contains these proteins:
- a CDS encoding aspartate/glutamate racemase family protein, whose protein sequence is MKTIGILGGMSWESSADYYRLLNEGIKTRLGGLHSAKLILYSVDFAPIAQMQKEQNWDEISVILVEAAEEVQSAGADFLIIASNTIHKVAPQIQANISIPLLHIADATAHKLIQSEVKTVGLLGTSFTMEQEFYSQKLQQEYGLNVLIPTNTERDRVNSIIFDELCLGKQTEESKKFFLSVIDNLENEGAKAIILGCTEIGGLIKQSDTPVALFDTTDIHAAAAIEMAIKTI